A stretch of DNA from Triticum dicoccoides isolate Atlit2015 ecotype Zavitan chromosome 2A, WEW_v2.0, whole genome shotgun sequence:
caccatatcagcaactttgttcatttcctgatatatcaagtaactgttttctttgtctggcagggtttggaaaaaaattcaccaaaaaagctccgggactaccgaagaagctacaatttagacacccgaaagtaagtactatagtagcatgttccgcgcatcttctagtgattcaagcgctagtttcatcaataccatttggcattcttgcttatcagtttgattgacctctatttcttgtaaagtggttgtggcaggaacaagggaatgatttctgtggatactacatttgcgagtccatccgccacacgacctgtgagcggagctactctgacaaacaatatgaagtgcgtaaataacatcattcacaattttattttattaccatcatttgtgttgagtttcattcattcatatatatatatatatatatatatatatatatatatatatatatatatgtatgtatcgacccccttcttcaaaatagatgtttcagaagcgggatgaactcctagcaccagctcgcatgcgagcaattcaagaggaattggcggcattccttcttgaccacgtgatcgctgaagacggagaatactatgtggaccatgcgtccgtatgttaggagattatatttgtaagagataattattgtatatatgtagcgggtagtgttggatagatatacgagaacttgttgtttgaccaatctttcggagaaggagaggtggtcgatatcacttctctctgtatgcatatatgttcatgatgatcttctgtttccttcgtttgcttactagctagctagcgtgtctagtcctctctatacgtatgtatagtacgtagcgtcgaccaagcatggacataagagaggacacttctctctattaattatatctagctaacacaatatatgaaacacctaaattaacccccaaaacccacaAACACCccccccccttaaaaaaacaaaaaccccagccacagaaatgctgacgcgtggatgcctattggtcccggttggtgccaccaactgggacaaaaggccctcctgcctgggctccgcgcacatgccacgtggaggcccatctgtccccgttctggattgaaccgggactaaagggacagggcattagtaccgaccctttagtcccagttcaagaaccgggacaaaaggcccttacgaaccgggacaataggccatttttctactagtgaaatggTTCATGATTTTTTGAAGTATGTACATTTGAAAAAATAATCATGCACATGTGAATATATACTGAAGACCAAAAGGAAGTAAGACAATGGAAAATATAAATGGAGATAAAAAGtaagtaaaaatgaaaaaaaagcaagacaaagaaaagaagataaaaaagaaaagaaaaaatgaatagGCAAAAAGGTACTCCTGTAGTTCCATAATTCTTGTCTTGGTTTTAGAGAAATCCAGACAAGACTTATGGAACGAAGGGAACACATGCACCTGTGTTTGCTTGAATATTTGGCGCGTTTTTTTGTTACAATGGGAAGTAGCTTCTCATTCATTCATCAATTGTTCAGTACAAATAACGGCTCTGGTGATTTCACAAGGCTCATTTAACCAACATGATCCATGATCATGTTCTGCCGACCTCGCCAGAACATGAGATGCCTCATTACATACGCGACTAACATACTTAAAAGTACATGATACAAACTTTTTCGCTCTTAGTTTAATATCATGAACAATGGCATCTGTCGAAGTCTTATCCAGCCCTGCCTGTTGCAGCTTGTTAACAAGTGAAAAACAATCAAGCGCCACTTGAAATGACTAAACTCTTATGCTTCCGGAGCGTGAGCGCCTGGAGGATGGATACTACTTCAGCACCTTCAGGGCATTGCACATAATCAGCTAAGCCTCGACAAGAAGCCTGCATAACCCCTAGATGACTATGCATGACAACACCATACCCAGATTTTCTAGTATTGGAGAAGATTGCAGCGTCCACGTTGATCAAGATTAGGCCCTCCGATGGCAGCTGCGTTTTGATTTTCGGCCGAAAAAAACAAttttcggccgaatttcggccgTCTCGCCTGGGCCCGACATATGGGCCTTTCGGCCGAACAATTCAGCCCAATTTGAATTTATCTGGCCCGACCCAGCTTCCAGAGCCTTCCTGTTACGCTTCTGCTCACATAAAACAACGAAACCAATCGCCCTAACCCTAGTTCGCGATTTCCTCTGGCTCCTCCCGTGTGCGGCGCCGCCGCTGCACATCGAGCAGATCAGCAGACACATCTCACTCGAGCGCTGCTTCTCCCACGTCCTCCGCATCTCGCCGGCGCTCACTAGCCTCCTGCCGCCATCCACGTCTCCTCGCATCCACCCCATCCACTCCCTGTCCATTGCTTCTTCAAGACAGCGGCATGGTGCTCGGCGGCTGCGGCAACGGAGGTGATGGTGCGCGAGCCAACTAGTTCAACGGAGGCAGGAGCACGGGGCAGCGGCAGCAGCATGGAGGGTGTCCTCTTGGTTGGGAAGGTATAGATGTTCTTGATGTTCTTGATGCCTTTATATCTTCCTACTTGAAGCAGCAATCCGTACAAAGCTATATATCTATTACAAGCAGCTTGATTAATTGTACGTACACAGCTAGCTAGCTATTACAAGCAGCTTGATCGATTGTTGTACGAGTATAGCTTCCTGCTTGTTGCTGCATCGGACTGCTTGCTGCGACGAGTCGGCAACCAACAATTAATGAGCCTGACTGCCAAAGGATGGAGGAAGCAAGATGTGCTCTATTACCATGTAATTTTGTATGATTCACATCTATTTTCATGCATATTTTGCTTTTAGTCACCAAGGATGCTCACGATCTGGTAATATTTATTTTGGTCCAAAAGAAAACTGGGTTACAAACCTTGTTATTAACATCCTCAAATATACAATCGTTCCATAAATCTGAGTTGTGTGCTTGCGTTTTGAGCTGTTGAGATGATTCCTGTGCGCAATGTTATAGTGTCTTTTATCACATCCAACCACTGCCTTGTATATTTGAATAAGCATCCGATGTTTGAATCGATCATTTATTTAGATCTACAGCACGTCCAATAAAAAGCAGTTGTGTTGCGTGTGTATTTAAGTAAGTAGATGTTGACCCAATGATTAATTTGAATGGTCAGCAATACCATTAAGTAAGCAAGTGACACCCTAGTAGATCGGGTTGTACTGTTTTTGTTTATCATTCATATGGGGACACCCTAGTAAGCAAGTGTGGCTTCCTTAGTTACCTATTCTTCATAGCTGACCGTTGTTCTTTTGTCATGTGATTTTCAGGTAATGGAAATGCAAATAGGAGTGGTAGTGGCAACCATGATGCAAATCCAAATGATTCCCAAAAATCTTGGAAAGGTATTACTATGCTTTGCTTGTTCACACGATGCAAATGGAACCATGATCTTGATTTGCTAGCTTCAATTGAAGTGATGTTGTTTGTAACCTTGCAATGCAGGAATTAAAGATAATAACTTGTATGATCCTTGGAACCATGCATGTCCGTATTATGGGGGTTTTGATTGTGTGTACTGCAGCCTAAAGCACAAAGGTGGAGGTGCAACCcgtgttgtggagcaccttggtggtaTTGTAGGTAATGTGAGGAGCTGCCCCAATGTGCCAAGAAATGTGAGAGATGCAATGAGAGAGTGCCGGGATGAATCAAAGAGGAAGAAAAGAGACAAACAAAATAGCAGGCTGAGAATTGAAAGAAATATTATGGAAGGGTTGTATCAAAAAGGAGGGGTGATTAACATactagatgatgaagaagaagaaatacagatGAATATTAGAGAGGCCTTGCGTGACCCGAATGTCTCCCACAGAGTTGAAAGGAGGATTGGTAGGGGGGGCGTGGGTGATGTGCGGGTTTCTGTTGGCAAAAGGAGTATCACTGCCTATTTTGACAAACAATTATCCAGCAACAAAGTATCTATGCAGCCCAAGATCACTAGTGCTTTGGATCCTAATTCAAGAGATGCACTTGGCCTAGCTTGGTCCAAGTTTTTTCATGCCAATGATATTGCTGGACGTAAAGCTGATTGCCCATACTTCCGAGCTGCTGTGAAGATCACTCAACAATTAGGGCCTGCTCCTATACCAACCGCGAAGGAGATTGATGGGAAATATTTGGAGGCTAACTATGATGAAGCTACTTCCtttcttcaaaaatttaaacaAGATTGGAAAAACTTCGGTGTGACTCTTATGTGTGACTCTTGGACTGGTCCAACAGGAATGAGCCTCATAAACTTCATGGTATATTGTAATACACGAATGTTCTTCCTCAATACCATGATGAGGAGAATGAGTATGTCGAAACTAAGAGTGAGGATGACGATGAAGATAATGAGTATGTTGATAATGAGAGTGAGGATGATGATGGGGTGagtgaggatgatgaggatgatcaaCAAGATCAGCAAGAGACACAAATGCAAGTGGAAGAAGAGACACAAGTACAAGCTGAAAAGGAGAAAGCAGCAAGTGTTGGCAATTTGGAGACTCGTAGATCTGGACGACTAGTTAGGAAGAAGACCAAGGAAGTGAACAGCCTCTACTCGTAGATTTGGTAAGTCTCTTATTTTTGGCGTTTCCGCTCTAATATTTATTCTCACTGTGTATGATCAGTACTGCTGCTCTAATTGCTACTTGTCAATTATCACCTAGTAGTGTTGTTATAATTGCCACTTATCTTGTATTGTTGTTGTAGTTGCTATACTTATCACCTATCAGTGTTGTTCTAATTGCTACCAATCACCTAGTAGTGATGTTCTCTGTTAGTCCATTTTATTTGATTATGCACAAAGTGGAAGAAGAAATTTTTGATGTTGAACTACATCCATCCTGATCCTTTCTCTAGTTTCTCTAAACCAAAAATGCCACATGAAGAactaaggatatcaagaagcttttGGATGTATGCAAGCTTGGAGCTGCTGTTTTATAGGTATGTTAACCACTATATTTATCCTGCAATACCTTGAGCTTATGCATGATTTTTGATTCACATTTTTCACCGTGGATTTTCCTTTTGTGTGACAATTGACAAATGGCTAGTCCAAGCCTACAGCGGGTTGTTTGTGTCTATGTTGCTTTCTTTGTATCCTTAGAGTTTTGTTGTGTTGGAGTATAAACTATAAACTAAAATTCATCATTCTAGTATATGGAGCCATAACCTTTGTTCCTAAAGCTTTTTGGTGAATAAAAACTATATTGTTGTAGTAGATTTGTTATTTGATTCATGAGCATGCATAACATTTGAATATTGTTCTACTAGCTACTTCTCCTGATAATCCATTTTATTATTTGTTGCACAAAGTGGCAGAAGATAATTCCAATGCAGAATACCTCCATCCTGACCCTTCCTCTATTTTCTCTAAAGCTGTAATGGCATGTGAAGAATATCCAGGGATATCAAGAAGCTTTTGGATGTAGGCAAGCTTGGAGCTACTGTATCAGTGTCATGCTTTGATGGTTGTCTTTTGGAGCTGTTATTTCTATGTGTAATCCTTTAAGTCTGTTGGCTGTACCGGACTATTTAAACTATGAACTATGCTGTGATGGTTGAAATGATGTTGGACTGTTAATggttatgttgttggaaactttataACTAATGTGCGCCTGCTATATGTTGGACAGATGTAGTTTTATTAATCCCTAGAGCTTATTTGCTGAAGTTTATTCGATCCATCCTGGTGGTTGTTGCACTGATATGTTTATGCTTTgttttatttcaaattttgtttgaatTTCGGCCAAATTTCGGTTGAATTTTGATCAAATTTTCAAATTTTAATTTTGCAATTTCGTCCGAGATTTTGCCGAAAAATTTGAAATTCCCGAAATTCGGCCATTTCGCCCAAGGACGAAAAAAAAACACAAACCGAAAATCAAAACGCAGGATGGCAGAGCCCATTTCTTGACTGACTTCAAGGTCTCACGCCTAATGGAGCCTTCTGATATGACATTGTTGAACAAACTAAAGTCAATGTAAGCTTTAGTCTTTCCAGATACACACGCAAGGTGGTAGCCCCTTTTAATTTCTAGAGAGTGAGCACTGTAGGCTGCTTCCCTAGTCGAACCAATCCCGTCAGAAGCTACCCAACGAAGCAGTGATTATGCTCATTTCATATGGGCACTGTTTTGTCTAGCTTATAGCGAGAAAGAGCGTTCCCCTTGCCTCAGTGCGGTGCTTAAATCGGCCAGCCCATAATCACGTAGGTACATAATGAAGTATTTGTTTATCCAAACTTCAAAAATAATAATATCTTTTAATCCGTTCTAAGAAAGCGCAAACAGAGCCATGAGACTTGAATTGCGGACTTCAACaataagaattttatgaattctacaaACAAATTTGAATTAGCCAATAAATTGGCTACCATATTTTCAATAAGTTCTTGCAATATTCAAATTGCAGTATCAATGAATTAAAAACTTAATTCAagtgaaaaaataataagcaaTAACTTACTAAAATAAAAAAAAGGGTCTATGTTCAACGCACTTTTTTTCTCAAGACCAAGGAAAAGTAGTTTTTTCCTTGCGCCCTATAGTGGCATATGAGATGGACGGATGTAAAAAAATTAGCAAGCATTTTCCGCAGGATCTCTTGCAAGAAGCTAAATCTCCAACTCCGACTTGTCAATTTTATTTCTCATGGAAATAGCAAGTTAAATGAATTTATATGTGCACCACTTTATGCTCTTTCTTTGTAGATCATGTTTTAATAGCAAGACATATATTACATTTTTTTACATAATCTTAAAAATGTTCACCGCATTTTTGAAAAATATTAACACTGTGTATTTTCTTTCTTTGTGTAATTTtataaatggcattccttaatggtttccttaaggaagaattgtatatgatacagccggaaggttttgtcgatcctaagaatgctgacaaagtgtgcaagttccAACGCTCGCGGTGATGTGCGGGTTTCTGTTGGCAAAAGGAGTATCACTGCCTATTTTGACAAACAATTATCCAGCAACAAAGTATCTATGCAGCCCAAGATCACTAGTGCTTTGGATCCTAATTCAAGAGATGCACTTGGCCTAGCTTGGTCCAAGTTTTTTCATGCCAATGATATTGCTGGACGTAAAGCTGATTGCCCATACTTCCGAGCTGCTGTGAAGATCACTCAACAATTAGGGCCTGCTCCTATACCAACCGCGAAGGAGATTGATGGGAAATATTTGGAGGCTAACTATGATGAAGCTACTTCCtttcttcaaaaatttaaacaAGATTGGAAAAACTTCGGTGTGACTCTTATGTGTGACTCTTGGACTGGTCCAACAGGAATGAGCCTCATAAACTTCATGGTATATTGTAATACACGAATGTTCTTCCTCAATACCATGATGAGGAGAATGAGTATGTCGAAACTGAGAGTGAGGATGACGACGAAGATAATGAGTATGTTGATAATGAGAGTGAGGATGATGATGGGGTGagtgaggatgatgaggatgatcaaCAAGATCAGCAAGAGACACAAATGCAAGTGGAAGAAGAGACACAAGTACAAGCTGAAAAGGAGACAGCAGCAAGTGTTGGCAATTTGGAGACTCGTAGATCTGGACGACTAGTTAGGAAGAAGACCAAGTAAGTGAACAGCCTCTACTCGTAGATTTGGTAAGTCTCTTATTTTTGGCGTTTCCGCTCTAATATTTATTCTCACTGTGTATGATCAGTACTGCTGCTCTAATTGCTACTTGTCAATTATCACCTAGTAGTGTTGTTATAATTGCCACTTATCTTGTATTGTTGTTGTAGTTGCTATACTTATCACCTATCAGTGTTGTTCTAATTGCTACCAATCACCTAGTAGTGATGTTCTCTGTTAGTCCATTTTATTTGATTATGCACAAAGTGGAAGAAGA
This window harbors:
- the LOC119358247 gene encoding uncharacterized protein LOC119358247, producing MVLGGCGNGGNGNANRSGSGNHDANPNDSQKSWKGIKDNNLYDPWNHACPYYGGFDCVYCSLKHKGGGATRVVEHLGGIVGNVRSCPNVPRNVRDAMRECRDESKRKKRDKQNSRLRIERNIMEGLYQKGGVINILDDEEEEIQMNIREALRDPNVSHRVERRIGRGGVGDVRVSVGKRSITAYFDKQLSSNKVSMQPKITSALDPNSRDALGLAWSKFFHANDIAGRKADCPYFRAAVKITQQLGPAPIPTAKEIDGKYLEANYDEATSFLQKFKQDWKNFGVTLMCDSWTGPTGMSLINFMVYCNTRMFFLNTMMRRMSMSKLRVRMTMKIMSMLIMRVRMMMG